TTAATTGTTTCAAAATCTAAACCTTCCCACAATCCAAAATCTATTTCCACTAACTTAGATTCTAGAGTAATTTTATTTGCAGTTATAATCTCAGCTGTTTGAATACAACGTTTCATAGGACTAGAGACCACTTCATCAAAGCAAATTTTAGACATCTTATTCTTTAAAAGATATGACTGTCTTATACCTTTTGAGTTGAGGTCGCAGTCAATTCTTCCATAATAAACTCCCTTTTCATTCAAATCTGTAACCCCATGGCGTATTAAGTACAAATATTGCATTTAAAGACCTCCTAAGATCCCAAACATCAAAAATATCGCTAAGAAAAATAGCTCCACCACTTCATTCACCGCCCCTAGAATATCTCCACTTAACCCACCAATTTTATTGCTAAAATACACCTTTAGAATAAGAGCTAAAAAAAGTGAGAAAATAAAACTAAACAACCCTGCATATTCCAAAAAAATAAAACAAATTATAGAGCTATAAAATATCATTACTGCTGTTTGAGCAAAGGTTGTTTTGCCCACAAACAGTGAACCTAAGCTTTCTCCCTTTCTTGCGCATTTACCTTTGTATAAGGTAACCCCTATAGAAGTCCTTCCAATCATAGGGGTTACCATGATTATTGGCAAGAGAATACTAGAATCGATTGCATCATAAAAAGCTAGCTTAAAAAATAAAACAAAAAAAAGCGCCAATACCCCATTAGTGCCAACTCTGCTATCCTTCATTATTTCCAACATTCTTTCTTTTTTTCTTGCCGAATAGATAGCGTCACTTGTGTCAGCTACTCCGTCAAGATGTAACCCACCTGTGATTAGCGTGTTGGATAAAAGTACAAAAATTAGAGGAATCAATCCTTCAAAAATAATACTGCTCATGACAAATACCAGCCCGTTAATTGCTCCGATGATTAACCCCACTAAAGGAAAATAAATAACCCCCTTTGAAAAGTCTTGATTTTCAACCTTAAGTTCTAGGTTTATGGGTATTCTTGTCAAAAATTGTAACATGATAATTAATTTTTTCATTATATTACCTCACTTAATTTTTACAGGTATAGAGGATACTACTAAATACACTTCATCTGCTCTTTTGGCAATAATTTGATTAATCCTGCCTGCCATGTCCCTAAATACCCTTCCAAGCTTATGTTCTGGTACTATCCCGCTTCCTACTTCATTAGTTACTAAAATCAAATTCGTGTTGACTTCGATAGCTGTATCAATTAAAAAATTAACCTGCTTGACAATTTGGTCTTCTATATCATCTAAAACTTCAATTTCTATACTGTCCTCATTAAAGTCAGAGTTATATAATAATAAATTGGATATCATTACAGTTATACAGTCTAACAAAACTCCGTCATATGTGTCCTTTTTCAAAGCTTTATGTAGGTCTTTATAGCCTTCATGGGTTTTCCAATAACTTGGTCGGTTTTTTTTATGCTCTTTTATTCGCTTTTTCATCTCTTCGTCAAAAGCAATAGATGTTGCAAGATATAAGATTTTTTCCCCAAATTCTTTAGCTAACTGCTCTGAAAAAGAGCTTTTCCCACTTCTAGCCCCACCAGTTACCATGGTTATTTTTGATGACATATCTTTTTTCTCCTTTTTTAATTTTTCTTATCTCTCCCAAAACCATTGAATTTTTTAATTAAAAAAAGCTATGGGAGTAATTGGAATGTCAAAGTCATCCAATAATTTAGCTACATCGTGTTCCTTAAGAGAAACAATTGCACAAGTAGAAGGTCCAGCTGTTTTTTCTATGTCTAAGGGCATATTTTTATAAAGTTTGTAATTTAAACAGTTTATTCTAGCCATTTCTTTTATTTCATAAAGTATCCCTTTAGAACCCACCGGAAGAATTTCGTTAACATAATCTTTTTTTAGTAAAGCTTGTAACATATCCAGATTAAAAACTCCACTTTCCCCTTGCTCAATAACTTCTTCCCCAACTTTAGGCTCACCGATAACAACTGCTATGTCACCTAGCCTAGTTCTAGAATGGTTGAAATCCCTCTTTTTCATTACTCCTATCACTGTCAATCCCATTGCTGTTTGTACAACAGGGATATTTTCTTCTGTACTCCCGTTAATAGCTATATCACCTTTAGTTTTCACTCTATTCACAGCTTTTTTGATCCCCTGCAAAATTTTTTTGCCTGTGTTATTCATTTCAACTGACAAGGGATTTATTACAGCAATGGGCCTAGCGCCAACAGCTATTACTTCCATTAAAGCGACTTGGGTAGTATAATAACCCATAATTTTTGGATCTACTTTAACTACATCTCTTTCTTTACTCCCTATCCCCCCACAAGAATCACAAGCGATTACAAGTATATCTTCTTTATTTACAGAAACTAAGCTAATATCTCTATACTTCATCGAATTTATAACCATTTCTTACCCTATTGGGTAAAAGTTTATGAATTGTTACTGCCATTATTATATTTACTAATGATGCTAAAGTAAGGGGTATTAGCATAAAATAAAATAATTCCCAACCCCTTAAAGGAAGTTGAAATAACACGCTAAAGGGTACAACAATAAGGGCTGCAACAGGACCATTTAAAAAAGTTGCTGTTATAGCAGAAATCAAGTAATTGCTTTTTTTATATGTCCATCCAAAAACATAAACAAATGCAGCCATTTGTATAGAAATAATAATGTGCATTGGCAAAGTTAAGTAAAAACCACTAGTAGCTGCAGTAATTAGATGTGCTAAAAATCCTACTAATGCACCTGCTGCTGGCGTTAAAAATAAAGCTGCAAAGTAAGCCGGCATTGAATCAAGTGCTATGCTGGTGCCTTGTATTTTTATTAACGAGCCAATATAAGATATAGAAATCAGCAAAGCACAATATGTCATTAAAAGTGTATTAGTTCGAAAATTTCTTTTAGCTACCTTTAGCAATTATATCCACCCCTCTTTATTTCTTTAATCTTATGGATTGCGTTTTTAACTAGATTTAAATTGCTGTAAAAATGAAAATGAGGGTAACCAGCTAAAGTATTTTTTTTATGCAAACCACATTTCCAGCTGTGCTTTTTTCTAACGTGAAGTACATCATAAAAATAATTTAATGAAGATTTGTCTTCTATTTTTGATCTATGAAATTCATGGCCCTTTATTTTAAAACTGGACTTTGTCTTTACATGGACATAACCAAACCTTTGCAACCTTTTAGTCATATGTGATGATGTAGAAAAGAAACCCACCATTTCATTATGATTTCCATCCAAATCTACTATCCTGTTTGTTAGATACATCAGCCCACCACACTCTGCATAAGCAGGCAATCCTTGCGATAATAATGTTTTTAGCGATTTTCTAAATTCAATATTATCTTCTAATTCTTGAGCAAAAACTTCAGGAAATCCCCCACCAAAATATAAGGCATCTAGCCCTCTCGGAAGCTTTTCATCATGGATGGGACTAAAATAAATCAGTTTTGCTCCAAGTTCTTCAAGCAAAGTTAAGTTATCACGATAATAAAAGTTAAATGCCTCATCTTTAGCAATTCCTATGTTAATTCCTTTTGCAATACCTTTTAAATGACTTGCAGGATTTTGTGGAATAATTAACTTATCCTTATTTGCAATCTCCTCAAGTTTATCCAAGTTTATATGCTTTTCAATTAGGGAAGTAATCTCTTCAAGTTTTGTGTTTAAATTAGAAACTTCCTTTGGAAGAACCAACCCTAAATGCCTACTTTCCAAAGTAAGCCCTTCCTTTGCTGGTAGATACCCTAAGCAGGGTATGCCTGTATTTTTTTCAATTGCTTCTTTTATTAATTGATAATGAGCGTCGCCTGAAACTTTGTTAACTATTACCCCTTTTATTTCTACTTGTTGATCATACATTTTATATCCCAACACCATAGCTGCTGCGCTATTTGACATTGCTTTTCCATCAATAACTAGTATAACGGGAGCTTTTAACGTTTTAGCTATATGAGCTGTGCTACCTGGGTTTTTCTCGCAACTAGATCCGTCATAAAGTCCCATAACACCTTCAATAACAGCTATATCCTTGTGTTTGAGGTTTTTTCGAAATAGATATTGTAAAATTTCCTCTTCTAAAAGATAACTGTCAAGGTTTATAGAATAGGAGTCTGTTACAAACTTATGAAAACTAGGGTCTATATAATCTGGCCCCACCTTGAAAGGAGCCACTGCTTTTTGCCTCTTTTTTAAAGCAGCCATAATCCCCAGACTTATTGTGGTCTTGCCAACTCCACTAGATGTTCCAGCAATTAAAATCTTTTTCAAGCTACTCATCCCCTTTAAACATAAAAAAACACATAGAGTTCTATGTGTTTTCAAGCTTTTTTAACAACAAAAAAAACTCACACACTTCCCTCCGAAGCTATGATGATTAAAGCATTTCAAGGCAGGTCTCCTGACTCTCAGATCAACTTACTCTCTTCCCCTTCCCGTAAAACCAGTGGTTATGGAAGATTTCATCCCTGAACACAGTAGCGGGGGCTGTAGAGGATTCTAACCTCTTTCCCTTTTAAGCATTTGGAATAAAAATGCACCCTAAAATTCTATTTAATTTTGGTTACATTATATTTTAAATAAGATTAACTGTCAACCAAATCTTTTTTTATTTTAATACAAACCAATTTTTAAATTTCCTGTGGAAGTGATGATCTCAAGGGCACCTTTTCCTGAGCTTAAAACACCTTTAATGCTCCCATTATCTACGCTTATTGATGTTAATTTTAAATCAGAAATATTCATATCGCCTGTGCTAGTTGTAGCCACCAATTTTAGAGAAGGGTCAACTAGCTCAACTTTTACATTGCCGGTGGAGGTCTGAATTCTGTTGTTTTTACTTGAGGTCAACTCTAAATTTCCGGTAAAATTCCCGGTGCTTGATTTGCTATCTATTGTACCCTCCAAATAAGATATGGTTAGGTTGCCAGTACTGGCTTTTCTTTTTAAACTTCCTTCAACTTTTTCCAAATATACATCTCCAGTGCTAGTCTTTATTTCTAAGTTACATATAGCCTGCTGTATGTTTACATCGCCGGTACTTGTTTCTATATATAAGTCATTATTAACTGACTGAATATTTACTTCACCTGTACTAGATTTAAAAGTTCCCCCAAAATCTTTTGGAATCCGTATAGTATAGCCTACAGTGGCACCGTTAGAAGCA
This genomic interval from Proteinivorax tanatarense contains the following:
- the cobS gene encoding adenosylcobinamide-GDP ribazoletransferase codes for the protein MKKLIIMLQFLTRIPINLELKVENQDFSKGVIYFPLVGLIIGAINGLVFVMSSIIFEGLIPLIFVLLSNTLITGGLHLDGVADTSDAIYSARKKERMLEIMKDSRVGTNGVLALFFVLFFKLAFYDAIDSSILLPIIMVTPMIGRTSIGVTLYKGKCARKGESLGSLFVGKTTFAQTAVMIFYSSIICFIFLEYAGLFSFIFSLFLALILKVYFSNKIGGLSGDILGAVNEVVELFFLAIFLMFGILGGL
- the cobU gene encoding bifunctional adenosylcobinamide kinase/adenosylcobinamide-phosphate guanylyltransferase, encoding MSSKITMVTGGARSGKSSFSEQLAKEFGEKILYLATSIAFDEEMKKRIKEHKKNRPSYWKTHEGYKDLHKALKKDTYDGVLLDCITVMISNLLLYNSDFNEDSIEIEVLDDIEDQIVKQVNFLIDTAIEVNTNLILVTNEVGSGIVPEHKLGRVFRDMAGRINQIIAKRADEVYLVVSSIPVKIK
- a CDS encoding AIR synthase related protein; this encodes MVINSMKYRDISLVSVNKEDILVIACDSCGGIGSKERDVVKVDPKIMGYYTTQVALMEVIAVGARPIAVINPLSVEMNNTGKKILQGIKKAVNRVKTKGDIAINGSTEENIPVVQTAMGLTVIGVMKKRDFNHSRTRLGDIAVVIGEPKVGEEVIEQGESGVFNLDMLQALLKKDYVNEILPVGSKGILYEIKEMARINCLNYKLYKNMPLDIEKTAGPSTCAIVSLKEHDVAKLLDDFDIPITPIAFFN
- a CDS encoding ECF transporter S component; the protein is MLKVAKRNFRTNTLLMTYCALLISISYIGSLIKIQGTSIALDSMPAYFAALFLTPAAGALVGFLAHLITAATSGFYLTLPMHIIISIQMAAFVYVFGWTYKKSNYLISAITATFLNGPVAALIVVPFSVLFQLPLRGWELFYFMLIPLTLASLVNIIMAVTIHKLLPNRVRNGYKFDEV
- a CDS encoding cobyrinate a,c-diamide synthase, with the translated sequence MKKILIAGTSSGVGKTTISLGIMAALKKRQKAVAPFKVGPDYIDPSFHKFVTDSYSINLDSYLLEEEILQYLFRKNLKHKDIAVIEGVMGLYDGSSCEKNPGSTAHIAKTLKAPVILVIDGKAMSNSAAAMVLGYKMYDQQVEIKGVIVNKVSGDAHYQLIKEAIEKNTGIPCLGYLPAKEGLTLESRHLGLVLPKEVSNLNTKLEEITSLIEKHINLDKLEEIANKDKLIIPQNPASHLKGIAKGINIGIAKDEAFNFYYRDNLTLLEELGAKLIYFSPIHDEKLPRGLDALYFGGGFPEVFAQELEDNIEFRKSLKTLLSQGLPAYAECGGLMYLTNRIVDLDGNHNEMVGFFSTSSHMTKRLQRFGYVHVKTKSSFKIKGHEFHRSKIEDKSSLNYFYDVLHVRKKHSWKCGLHKKNTLAGYPHFHFYSNLNLVKNAIHKIKEIKRGGYNC
- a CDS encoding DUF4097 family beta strand repeat-containing protein, whose product is MRKLLLIFACLFLAGCSVNTETEINSEKYKTSKEFNVDYFEGIELDVLTSTGDIIVENWDEDFVFIEANIVGMANNKEDAKLNAYNTEISIDKCDEKIKIRSEVPKNHNASNGATVGYTIRIPKDFGGTFKSSTGEVNIQSVNNDLYIETSTGDVNIQQAICNLEIKTSTGDVYLEKVEGSLKRKASTGNLTISYLEGTIDSKSSTGNFTGNLELTSSKNNRIQTSTGNVKVELVDPSLKLVATTSTGDMNISDLKLTSISVDNGSIKGVLSSGKGALEIITSTGNLKIGLY